In one window of Skermanella rosea DNA:
- a CDS encoding response regulator, whose amino-acid sequence MSFLRVSVSETGVAIMGAEVFIIDDRSVNRKILTKFASSVGDDINVSAFPNPVEALDACRRTVPDLVITDFKMPLMDGAGFIRALRGHPGTADVPVIVVTAYEDHEIRREALEAGATDFILSPVDPWEFQTRARNLLRLRAQQFVIHRQTVRESEERFRLLVEGVRDYAIVMLDPAGLVTSWNAGAERLLGYCEAEILGRPAGVLDPAAVAEGAPAEGTTAEAPPGGVGAMLAQAASDGSVHGEHVRVRKDGSRFQADILVTAMRDDAGRLAGFSMVTHDITTRRDMEAALRDALAESQVLLRELHHRVRNNLQVISTVLYLQTLGMPEGDLKHGFRRTQQRIDGLGLLFRNLLGPSRITSVRFDGYLADLCNSLVRDFDAGRQLVRRTDIGSLALELDMAGPLGLVIAEILFTAAEGASARTGGGLTVRVEPESGGLRLSFEFDREPGAGPPQVGGRYGLGPAVMTALVDQLGARIALDEAAVAEDAPEDGAAALQSRARISLTMPASLFEPV is encoded by the coding sequence GTGAGTTTCTTGAGGGTTTCCGTCTCCGAAACGGGGGTCGCCATCATGGGCGCCGAGGTCTTCATCATCGACGACCGCAGCGTCAATCGGAAAATCCTGACCAAGTTCGCGTCCTCGGTCGGCGACGATATCAACGTGTCCGCCTTCCCCAATCCCGTGGAAGCCCTGGACGCCTGCCGGCGGACGGTGCCAGACCTGGTCATCACGGACTTCAAGATGCCCCTGATGGACGGGGCGGGGTTCATCCGGGCCCTGCGCGGGCATCCCGGCACCGCCGACGTGCCGGTGATCGTGGTGACCGCCTACGAGGACCACGAGATTCGGCGCGAGGCGCTGGAGGCCGGGGCGACGGACTTCATCCTCAGCCCGGTCGATCCCTGGGAGTTCCAGACCCGCGCCCGCAACCTCCTGCGGCTGCGCGCCCAGCAGTTCGTGATCCACCGCCAGACCGTGCGGGAGAGCGAGGAGCGCTTCCGCCTGCTGGTGGAGGGGGTGCGCGACTACGCCATCGTGATGCTCGACCCGGCCGGCCTGGTGACCAGCTGGAACGCCGGCGCCGAGCGCCTCCTTGGCTACTGCGAGGCGGAGATTCTGGGCCGGCCCGCCGGGGTGCTCGACCCGGCCGCGGTCGCCGAGGGGGCGCCGGCCGAGGGGACGACCGCCGAGGCGCCGCCCGGCGGCGTCGGCGCCATGCTGGCGCAGGCGGCGTCGGACGGCAGCGTCCACGGCGAGCATGTCCGCGTGCGGAAGGACGGCTCCCGCTTCCAGGCCGACATCCTGGTGACGGCGATGCGCGACGATGCCGGCCGGCTCGCCGGCTTCTCCATGGTCACCCACGACATCACGACCCGCCGCGACATGGAGGCGGCGCTGCGCGACGCCCTGGCCGAGAGCCAGGTGCTGTTGCGCGAGCTGCATCACCGCGTGCGCAACAACCTGCAGGTCATCAGCACCGTGCTGTACCTGCAGACGCTGGGCATGCCGGAAGGCGACCTCAAGCACGGCTTCCGCCGGACCCAGCAGCGGATAGACGGGCTGGGCCTGCTGTTCCGGAACCTGCTGGGACCCAGCCGGATCACCAGCGTCCGGTTCGACGGCTATCTGGCGGACCTGTGCAACAGCCTGGTCCGCGACTTCGACGCCGGCCGCCAGCTGGTGCGCCGGACGGACATCGGTTCGCTGGCGCTCGAGCTGGATATGGCGGGACCGCTCGGGCTGGTGATCGCCGAGATCCTGTTCACGGCGGCCGAGGGGGCGTCGGCCCGGACGGGCGGCGGCCTGACGGTGCGGGTGGAGCCCGAGTCGGGAGGCCTGAGGCTGAGTTTCGAGTTCGACCGCGAGCCCGGCGCGGGGCCGCCCCAGGTCGGCGGGCGGTACGGGCTCGGCCCCGCCGTGATGACGGCCCTGGTCGACCAACTCGGCGCCCGCATCGCCCTCGACGAGGCGGCGGTCGCGGAGGACGCCCCCGAAGACGGTGCGGCCGCCCTGCAAAGCCGGGCGCGGATCTCGCTGACCATGCCGGCGAGCCTGTTCGAGCCGGTCTGA
- a CDS encoding methyl-accepting chemotaxis protein, giving the protein MTRSSSLSRIRALAGATAAAGAAGALVALLASESLPAWWSAVPLAAVLAAATAILALAGRVERAIRRADAICAEAAAGNYDHRITGVEEGGDLGRLFVRVNDVLDLADCFSREVGAAMDHASRKLYYRRVTLTGLKGCYRAVADVINRSVADMAERDRVLAEAEHDIADLVEAASHGDFGRRLVVADGAGAMGRLCNGINALTATVSGSLTAIDGVLSAISRGDLERRIEEDLEGVFATIKTSTNHMAERLQRIVAEIGDAADRIGGTAGDIADGSRNLSGSAEQQAEHLERTSSAMKDLTASVRSNAESAAEVTRSVEEARALASSAGQVAEDAVAAMHRIEQSSKRAADIIGLMDEIAFQTNLLALNAAVEAARAGEEGRGFAVVAAEVRMLARRAGDASGDIKRLLKESGGHVVSGVDLVTAAVKALDEIATSVTAVADRAIAIVGTTRDQAVRLEQINGAVAQMDTMTQGNADLAVESAQAAETLTEQAAHLTDLMAFFRHDGRHDGRVPEKRVG; this is encoded by the coding sequence ATGACGCGTTCATCCTCTCTCTCTAGGATCCGCGCGCTGGCCGGCGCCACCGCCGCGGCCGGGGCCGCCGGCGCGCTGGTGGCGCTCCTGGCGTCCGAGTCGCTGCCGGCTTGGTGGAGCGCCGTGCCGCTCGCCGCGGTCCTGGCGGCCGCGACCGCCATCCTGGCCCTGGCCGGACGGGTGGAGCGGGCGATCCGGCGCGCCGACGCGATCTGCGCCGAGGCCGCCGCCGGCAACTACGATCATCGGATCACCGGGGTGGAGGAGGGCGGCGACCTCGGCCGGCTCTTCGTCCGGGTCAACGACGTGCTCGACCTGGCCGACTGCTTCAGCCGCGAGGTCGGGGCCGCCATGGACCATGCCAGCCGCAAGCTCTATTACCGCCGGGTCACGCTGACCGGCCTCAAGGGCTGCTACCGCGCCGTGGCCGACGTGATCAACCGCTCGGTGGCCGACATGGCGGAGCGCGACCGCGTCCTGGCCGAGGCCGAGCACGACATCGCCGACCTGGTCGAGGCGGCGTCGCACGGAGATTTCGGCCGGCGGCTGGTGGTCGCCGACGGGGCCGGCGCTATGGGCCGCCTGTGCAACGGGATCAACGCCCTGACGGCGACGGTCAGCGGCAGCCTGACGGCGATCGACGGCGTCCTCTCCGCCATTTCCCGAGGCGACCTGGAGCGCAGGATCGAGGAGGACCTGGAAGGCGTCTTCGCCACGATCAAGACCAGCACCAACCACATGGCCGAGCGCCTGCAACGGATCGTGGCCGAGATCGGCGACGCCGCCGACCGCATCGGCGGCACCGCCGGCGACATCGCGGACGGCAGCCGGAACCTGTCGGGCAGCGCCGAGCAGCAGGCCGAGCACCTGGAGCGGACCTCGTCGGCCATGAAGGATCTGACGGCCTCCGTCCGCAGCAACGCGGAGAGCGCCGCCGAGGTGACCCGCTCGGTCGAGGAGGCCCGGGCGCTCGCCAGCTCGGCCGGACAGGTGGCGGAGGACGCGGTGGCCGCCATGCACAGGATCGAGCAGTCGTCGAAGCGTGCCGCCGACATCATCGGCCTGATGGACGAGATCGCCTTCCAGACCAACCTCCTCGCCTTGAACGCCGCCGTCGAGGCGGCCCGCGCCGGGGAGGAGGGCAGGGGTTTCGCCGTGGTCGCCGCGGAGGTCCGGATGCTCGCCCGCCGGGCCGGCGACGCGTCCGGCGACATCAAGCGGCTGCTCAAGGAAAGCGGCGGGCATGTGGTCAGCGGTGTCGATCTGGTGACCGCCGCCGTCAAGGCGCTGGACGAGATCGCGACCTCGGTGACCGCCGTCGCCGACCGCGCGATCGCGATCGTCGGCACCACCCGCGACCAGGCGGTCCGGTTGGAACAGATCAACGGGGCCGTCGCCCAGATGGACACGATGACGCAGGGCAATGCCGACCTCGCGGTCGAGAGCGCCCAGGCCGCCGAGACCTTGACCGAGCAGGCCGCGCACCTGACCGATCTCATGGCCTTCTTCCGGCATGACGGGCGGCATGACGGGCGGGTACCGGAAAAGCGGGTGGGATGA
- a CDS encoding DUF3616 domain-containing protein, which translates to MAAKKQTPGPQRIMLDFHHHEGLGGELDEAIRNDLSVVKQSGRCLWTASDETATIERLTTEDWKTFGRHTPYRLADFFDLPVEGEVDIEGLSVDGDYLWICGSHSLKRKKPDPDETGVEEALERLTRVECEPNRYLLGRIPLVRETEDGVHALARSAPPDGGGPGRRAGRLKMDGKGSNALSKALRKDEHLGRFMAIPSKDNGFDVEGISARGDRVFLGMRGPVLRGWAVLLELEVTEKGSVGKAAGLKLRRIGPDGERYRKHFLDLDGLGIRELSLEGDDLLILAGPTMDLDGPVVLYRWHDAWNQREETVIPRTRLERVMDIPYGAGFDHAEGATLFDRPGEPPAVLVVYDNPGRERLDADGAGVAADLFPLPPRRPRIPAMS; encoded by the coding sequence ATGGCCGCGAAGAAGCAGACACCCGGGCCGCAGCGGATCATGCTGGACTTCCACCACCACGAGGGCCTGGGCGGGGAACTCGACGAGGCGATCCGCAACGACCTCTCGGTGGTCAAGCAGTCGGGGCGCTGCCTCTGGACCGCGTCGGACGAGACCGCCACGATCGAGCGCCTGACCACCGAGGACTGGAAGACCTTCGGCCGCCACACCCCCTACCGGCTGGCCGACTTCTTCGACCTGCCGGTCGAGGGGGAGGTCGATATCGAGGGGCTGTCGGTGGACGGCGATTATCTCTGGATCTGCGGCTCGCACAGCCTGAAGCGCAAGAAGCCCGATCCGGACGAGACCGGCGTCGAGGAGGCGCTGGAGCGGCTGACCCGGGTGGAATGCGAGCCGAACCGCTACCTGCTCGGCCGCATCCCCCTGGTCCGCGAGACGGAGGACGGCGTCCACGCCCTGGCCCGGTCCGCGCCGCCGGACGGCGGCGGCCCCGGCCGGAGGGCCGGCCGCCTGAAGATGGACGGGAAGGGCTCCAACGCCCTGTCGAAGGCGCTGCGCAAGGACGAGCATCTCGGCCGCTTCATGGCGATCCCGTCCAAGGACAACGGCTTCGACGTGGAGGGCATCTCGGCGCGGGGCGACCGGGTGTTCCTCGGCATGCGCGGGCCGGTGCTGCGCGGCTGGGCCGTCCTTCTGGAACTGGAAGTCACGGAGAAGGGCAGCGTCGGCAAGGCGGCCGGCCTGAAGCTGCGCCGGATCGGCCCCGATGGCGAACGCTACCGCAAGCATTTCCTGGACCTGGACGGGCTGGGCATCCGCGAACTGTCGCTGGAGGGCGACGACCTGCTGATCCTGGCCGGGCCGACCATGGACCTGGACGGGCCGGTGGTCCTGTACCGCTGGCACGACGCCTGGAACCAGCGGGAGGAGACGGTGATCCCGCGTACCCGGCTGGAGCGGGTGATGGACATTCCCTACGGCGCCGGCTTCGACCATGCCGAGGGCGCGACGCTGTTCGACCGGCCGGGCGAGCCTCCGGCGGTGCTGGTCGTCTATGACAATCCCGGGCGGGAGCGGCTGGATGCCGACGGCGCGGGCGTCGCGGCCGATCTGTTCCCGCTGCCGCCGAGGAGGCCGCGCATCCCAGCCATGTCCTGA
- a CDS encoding multidrug effflux MFS transporter, which produces MTASTTVPPPAATAGRPPHIAILIAITAIGPLALNIFIPSIPGLVRVFETDYGTAQLALTLYLIGIACGQLIYGPLSDRFGRRPVLLAGLGVFVAASLVCALAPTIGMLIAGRIAQAVGGCAGMVLSRAIVRDVYERDKAASMLAYITMAMAVAPAVAPALGGFLEVWFGWQASFLLVLGCGAAVWLWSLGSLRETNFRRQPLPGPVGMAIGYAALLRSPEFLGYALNTAFASAVFFAFLAGAPYIMIDLLRRPPSEYGTLFVLVSAGYALGSFIAARMATRLGARRLVLGGTLVNLAGVSVMGGLGLLGLFDALAIFLPMCIVAVGNGVSMPSGIAAAISVNPRVAGAASGLLGFLQMSVGALATVAVGYLKDDDQMPMILVMAVSVVLSVGAYLLAVGAGRRSGRAVPAPGTTD; this is translated from the coding sequence ATGACCGCCTCCACGACCGTCCCGCCGCCGGCCGCCACCGCCGGCCGGCCGCCGCATATCGCGATCCTGATCGCCATCACGGCGATCGGGCCGCTGGCGCTCAACATCTTCATCCCGTCGATCCCCGGCCTCGTGCGGGTGTTCGAAACGGATTACGGCACCGCCCAGCTGGCGCTGACCCTGTACCTGATCGGCATCGCCTGCGGCCAGCTGATCTACGGGCCGCTGTCCGACCGGTTCGGCCGGCGACCGGTGCTGCTGGCGGGGCTGGGCGTCTTCGTGGCGGCCAGCCTGGTCTGCGCGCTGGCGCCCACGATCGGCATGCTGATCGCCGGCCGGATCGCCCAGGCGGTCGGCGGCTGCGCCGGCATGGTGCTGAGCCGCGCCATCGTCCGCGACGTCTACGAGCGCGACAAGGCCGCCAGCATGCTGGCCTACATCACCATGGCCATGGCGGTGGCGCCCGCGGTGGCACCGGCGCTCGGCGGCTTCCTGGAGGTCTGGTTCGGCTGGCAGGCCAGCTTCCTGCTGGTGCTCGGGTGCGGCGCCGCGGTGTGGCTCTGGAGCCTCGGGTCCCTGCGCGAGACCAATTTCCGACGCCAGCCGCTGCCCGGGCCGGTCGGCATGGCGATCGGCTACGCGGCGCTGCTGCGCTCGCCGGAGTTCCTGGGATACGCGCTGAACACCGCCTTCGCGTCGGCCGTCTTCTTCGCCTTCCTGGCCGGCGCCCCCTACATCATGATCGACCTGCTGAGGCGGCCGCCCAGCGAGTATGGAACGCTGTTCGTGCTGGTCTCCGCCGGCTACGCGCTGGGCAGCTTCATCGCGGCCCGGATGGCGACCCGGCTGGGCGCCCGCCGCTTGGTGCTGGGCGGCACCCTGGTCAATCTGGCGGGCGTGTCGGTCATGGGCGGGCTCGGGCTGCTGGGCCTGTTCGACGCGCTGGCGATCTTCCTGCCCATGTGCATCGTCGCCGTCGGCAACGGCGTCAGCATGCCGAGCGGCATTGCCGCCGCGATCAGCGTCAACCCGAGGGTGGCCGGCGCCGCGTCGGGCCTGCTGGGCTTTCTCCAGATGTCGGTGGGTGCGTTGGCGACGGTGGCGGTGGGCTACCTGAAGGACGACGACCAGATGCCGATGATCCTGGTGATGGCCGTGTCGGTGGTGCTGTCCGTCGGGGCCTATCTGCTGGCGGTGGGGGCGGGACGGCGGTCGGGGAGGGCGGTCCCGGCGCCGGGGACCACGGACTGA
- a CDS encoding phasin family protein, whose protein sequence is MDSAIQLVEESTARIGRMLDFSLRVSEEATKHATFNMDVLMRCGTIMTEGWQAILHEWINTTRETAQKNMSDLQELMNCRSVDALLSCQSSILRNRIETLHDSNVRISEVSTQVASDTAKRISELTSSIGNGLSVMDEAGRNLRKAGEEMARIDQSAD, encoded by the coding sequence ATGGACTCGGCGATCCAACTGGTCGAGGAATCGACCGCCCGGATCGGCAGGATGCTCGATTTTTCACTGCGGGTGTCCGAGGAAGCCACGAAGCACGCCACCTTCAACATGGACGTGCTGATGAGATGCGGGACCATCATGACGGAGGGGTGGCAAGCCATCCTGCACGAATGGATCAACACGACGCGCGAGACCGCCCAGAAGAACATGAGCGACCTCCAGGAGCTGATGAACTGCCGGTCGGTCGATGCGCTTCTGTCATGCCAGAGCAGCATCCTCCGGAACCGGATCGAAACCCTGCATGACAGCAATGTCCGGATCTCGGAAGTGTCCACGCAGGTCGCGAGCGACACGGCGAAACGGATCAGCGAGCTGACGAGCAGCATCGGCAACGGCCTGTCCGTGATGGACGAAGCCGGCCGGAACCTGCGCAAGGCCGGCGAGGAAATGGCCCGGATCGACCAAAGCGCGGATTGA
- a CDS encoding response regulator codes for MATTRFQRGFELMQPAIDYRVSGLGSLGGGSTPPVAGRNDGNRKAGTGLQLLLVEDEAITALALKRLVARLGYGVCGVTATAEDAIRLAGEVLPDMVLMDIRLAGEMDGIWAAREIRTRFGIGSIFMTANNDPATRARAEGALPLGFMDKPYSPMTVKTTLRTAAEHLGPMTRN; via the coding sequence TTGGCAACCACACGCTTCCAGCGGGGGTTCGAACTGATGCAGCCGGCGATCGACTATCGGGTCAGCGGACTGGGCAGCCTGGGCGGCGGCTCCACGCCGCCCGTTGCCGGGCGGAACGACGGCAACCGGAAAGCCGGCACGGGGCTCCAGTTGCTGCTGGTCGAGGACGAGGCGATAACGGCGCTGGCCCTGAAGCGCCTGGTGGCGCGGCTGGGCTATGGCGTGTGCGGCGTGACGGCGACGGCCGAGGACGCCATCCGGCTTGCCGGGGAAGTCCTGCCCGACATGGTCCTGATGGACATCCGGCTGGCCGGAGAGATGGACGGCATCTGGGCGGCGCGGGAGATCAGGACCCGGTTCGGCATCGGATCGATCTTCATGACCGCCAACAACGATCCGGCGACCCGCGCGCGGGCCGAGGGAGCCCTGCCGCTGGGCTTCATGGACAAGCCCTATTCGCCCATGACGGTGAAGACCACGCTGCGCACCGCGGCCGAGCATCTGGGGCCGATGACCCGGAACTGA
- a CDS encoding transcriptional regulator, producing the protein MTTRRPRRSSDPDQLDLLDIPEATAVMLTYSGRTLDLEKPDFSRFEIEDIARPLAYQCRFVGNTRAFYSVAQHCVLASELAPQGFEYEALMHDSEEAFTGDWPTPWKVRIGRDAIKAAIEPLKAALAARFGFSHPQHDAVKLADQRSLATELRDLCAPHRVNWRDLPAPAPDPIVPLGPDDAMAAFIRRYHELRSAQPHKV; encoded by the coding sequence ATGACGACGCGCCGTCCGAGACGCTCATCCGATCCCGACCAGCTCGACCTGCTCGACATTCCCGAAGCCACGGCGGTGATGCTCACATATTCAGGCCGCACCCTGGATCTCGAGAAACCGGATTTCAGCCGTTTCGAGATCGAGGACATCGCCCGGCCGCTGGCCTACCAGTGCCGGTTCGTCGGCAATACCCGGGCCTTCTACAGCGTCGCCCAGCACTGCGTCCTGGCGAGCGAGCTGGCGCCCCAAGGGTTCGAGTACGAGGCCCTGATGCACGACAGCGAGGAGGCGTTCACCGGCGACTGGCCGACGCCGTGGAAGGTCCGGATCGGCCGAGACGCCATCAAGGCCGCCATCGAGCCACTGAAGGCGGCGCTCGCCGCCCGCTTCGGCTTCAGCCATCCCCAGCACGACGCGGTGAAGCTCGCCGACCAGCGCAGCCTGGCGACCGAGCTGCGCGACCTCTGCGCTCCCCATCGGGTCAACTGGCGGGACCTTCCCGCCCCGGCCCCCGATCCCATCGTGCCCCTCGGTCCCGACGATGCCATGGCCGCCTTCATCAGGCGCTATCATGAACTGCGTTCGGCCCAGCCGCACAAAGTCTGA
- the mtnA gene encoding S-methyl-5-thioribose-1-phosphate isomerase: MKIDGRPYRTIWLADDGWSVEIIDQTRLPHDFAIARLTTVEEAAHAIRAMLVRGAPLIGATAAYGMALAAREAPDDQSLSQASDRLLATRPTAVNLRWALERMRRRLAELAPADRAAAAYAEAEALCDEDVAFNESIGTHGADLIRQASEKAGGRVVNVLTHCNAGWLATVDWGTALSPIYKAFEEGIRLHVWVDETRPRNQGASLTAWELNHHGVPHTVVVDNVGGHLMQHGMVDLCITGTDRTTASGDVCNKIGTYLKALAAHDNGVPFYVALPSPTIDWTIEDGVREIPIEQREGSEVSALTGRTADGRIETVTVTPEGSPVANYAFDVTPARLVTGLITERGVCPASREGLRNLFPTS; this comes from the coding sequence ATGAAAATCGACGGCAGACCATACCGGACGATCTGGCTCGCCGACGACGGCTGGTCGGTGGAGATCATCGACCAGACGCGCCTCCCCCATGATTTCGCGATCGCCCGCCTGACGACGGTCGAGGAGGCGGCGCACGCGATCCGCGCGATGCTGGTGCGCGGCGCGCCGCTGATCGGGGCGACCGCGGCCTACGGCATGGCTCTGGCGGCCCGCGAGGCGCCGGACGACCAGTCCTTGTCGCAGGCATCCGACCGCCTGCTGGCGACCCGCCCCACCGCCGTCAACCTGCGCTGGGCGCTGGAGCGGATGCGAAGGCGCCTGGCCGAACTGGCTCCCGCCGACCGTGCCGCGGCCGCCTACGCGGAGGCCGAGGCGCTGTGCGACGAGGATGTGGCGTTCAACGAATCGATCGGCACCCACGGCGCCGACCTGATCCGGCAAGCGTCGGAGAAGGCCGGGGGCAGGGTGGTCAACGTCCTGACCCACTGCAACGCCGGATGGCTCGCCACGGTGGACTGGGGCACGGCGCTGTCTCCCATCTACAAGGCGTTCGAGGAAGGCATCCGCCTGCATGTCTGGGTCGACGAGACCCGGCCGCGCAACCAGGGCGCCAGCCTCACCGCCTGGGAATTGAATCATCACGGCGTGCCGCACACGGTGGTGGTCGACAATGTCGGCGGACACCTGATGCAGCACGGCATGGTCGATCTGTGCATCACCGGAACCGACCGGACCACCGCGAGCGGCGACGTCTGCAACAAGATCGGGACCTACCTGAAGGCCCTCGCGGCGCATGACAACGGCGTGCCGTTCTACGTGGCGCTGCCGTCCCCGACCATAGACTGGACCATCGAGGACGGCGTCAGGGAGATCCCGATCGAGCAACGGGAAGGGTCCGAAGTCTCGGCCCTGACCGGCCGCACGGCGGACGGACGGATCGAGACGGTCACCGTCACGCCGGAAGGCAGCCCCGTCGCCAACTACGCCTTCGACGTCACCCCGGCGCGGCTCGTCACCGGGCTGATCACCGAACGCGGCGTCTGCCCGGCATCACGCGAGGGACTGCGGAACCTGTTCCCCACATCCTGA
- a CDS encoding crotonase/enoyl-CoA hydratase family protein, with protein sequence MLEQISGQLLNSVKIEKTATVAEQPRRAPLQLDRQFRELDLDFDAGTGVFWCRFRFSDRPSFTPGVLQELRRVRQMLASRGDTAEPQVRYVVLGSRMPGVFNLGGDLGLFAQLIRRRDRDALSTYARACVAEIHANSVALDLPVITMSLVQGDALGGGFEAALSANVIVAERSAKFGLPEVMFNLFPGMGAYNFLARRSSAAIAEKLIMSGRVHTGAELYDMGIVDVLAEDGEGEEVLLDYVRKNSRRHAAHRAIYQARQRVNPITLQDLNDITDLWVDTALTLGPTDLRMMERLVAAQDRRRARTGSALSEDLRLGGVGD encoded by the coding sequence ATGCTTGAGCAGATTAGCGGCCAACTTCTCAATTCAGTTAAAATTGAAAAGACCGCCACTGTCGCGGAGCAGCCTCGGCGCGCCCCGCTCCAGCTGGACCGCCAGTTCCGCGAACTCGACCTCGACTTCGACGCCGGCACCGGCGTCTTCTGGTGCCGTTTCCGTTTCAGCGACCGGCCGAGCTTCACGCCGGGCGTCCTGCAGGAGCTGCGCCGGGTCCGCCAGATGCTGGCGTCGCGCGGCGACACCGCCGAGCCGCAGGTCAGGTACGTGGTCCTGGGGTCGCGGATGCCGGGCGTGTTCAACCTGGGCGGCGACCTCGGGCTGTTCGCCCAGCTGATCCGCCGGCGCGACCGCGACGCGCTGTCGACCTATGCCCGGGCCTGCGTCGCCGAGATCCACGCCAATTCGGTGGCGCTCGACCTGCCGGTGATCACCATGTCGCTGGTGCAGGGCGACGCGCTGGGCGGCGGGTTCGAGGCGGCGCTGTCGGCCAACGTCATCGTGGCCGAGCGCAGCGCCAAGTTCGGCCTGCCGGAGGTGATGTTCAACCTGTTCCCCGGCATGGGCGCCTACAACTTCCTGGCCCGCCGGAGCAGCGCCGCGATCGCCGAGAAGCTGATCATGAGCGGCCGGGTCCATACCGGCGCCGAGCTGTACGACATGGGCATCGTGGACGTCCTGGCCGAGGACGGCGAGGGCGAGGAGGTGCTGCTCGACTATGTCCGCAAGAACAGCCGCCGCCACGCCGCCCACCGGGCGATCTACCAGGCGCGCCAGCGGGTCAACCCGATCACCCTCCAGGACCTGAACGACATCACCGACCTGTGGGTCGATACCGCGCTGACGCTCGGCCCGACCGACCTGAGGATGATGGAACGGCTGGTCGCGGCCCAGGACCGCCGCCGCGCCCGGACCGGATCGGCCCTGTCCGAAGACCTGCGACTCGGCGGCGTCGGCGACTGA
- a CDS encoding PAS domain-containing protein, translating to MARPTAAPTGRERTFGEDEIIVSKTDLKGRITYANSVFLRIAGYDEAEVLGRPHSIIRHPDMPRAVFKLLWETIASGREIFAYVKNMARDGDHYWVFAHVTPSFDMAGAITGYHSFRRWARRDAIAAVEPLYGRMLAAESAGGRRDGMAASTALLHDAMERKGTGYDAFILSL from the coding sequence ATGGCGAGGCCGACTGCCGCCCCGACCGGGCGCGAACGGACGTTCGGCGAGGACGAGATCATCGTCAGCAAGACCGACCTGAAGGGCCGGATCACCTACGCCAATTCCGTCTTCCTCAGGATCGCGGGCTATGACGAGGCCGAGGTGCTGGGCCGGCCGCACAGCATCATCCGCCATCCCGACATGCCGCGCGCGGTGTTCAAGCTGCTGTGGGAGACGATCGCTTCCGGGCGGGAGATCTTCGCCTACGTCAAGAACATGGCCCGGGACGGCGACCATTACTGGGTCTTCGCCCATGTCACGCCGAGCTTCGACATGGCCGGCGCGATCACCGGCTACCACTCCTTCCGCCGCTGGGCGCGGCGCGACGCCATCGCCGCGGTCGAGCCGCTGTACGGCAGGATGCTCGCCGCCGAGTCGGCGGGCGGAAGGCGGGATGGCATGGCGGCTTCCACGGCGCTGCTGCACGACGCGATGGAGCGGAAGGGGACCGGCTATGACGCGTTCATCCTCTCTCTCTAG